One genomic window of Providencia hangzhouensis includes the following:
- a CDS encoding glutathione S-transferase family protein, translated as MSELVLFTNSMSRGNTVDLLLKILDVPYKRIELGYGADMHTAEYLAINPMAKVPALVDGDAVVTETAAICLYLADKFIEKGLAPALNDPKRADYYRWFLFTAGPIESAFTINNLGIQLDEEQQKSSGFGSVERTMACLEIGLNNAKPFICGEQFTAVDVYVGAFVMFLVKYQIMETTPAMQKYLDSLATIPAIAELLTK; from the coding sequence ATGAGCGAACTGGTTCTTTTTACTAATTCAATGTCACGTGGCAACACGGTCGACCTACTATTAAAAATTTTAGATGTTCCTTACAAGCGTATTGAATTAGGTTATGGTGCAGATATGCATACGGCGGAATATCTTGCAATTAATCCGATGGCGAAAGTTCCCGCACTTGTTGATGGTGATGCCGTCGTCACTGAAACCGCTGCAATTTGCTTGTATTTAGCGGATAAATTTATTGAAAAAGGTTTAGCACCAGCTTTGAATGACCCTAAACGTGCAGATTACTACCGTTGGTTCCTATTTACTGCAGGCCCAATTGAATCTGCCTTCACTATCAATAACTTAGGGATTCAATTAGATGAAGAACAGCAAAAATCTTCTGGCTTTGGTTCTGTCGAACGCACAATGGCCTGTTTAGAAATCGGTTTAAACAATGCTAAACCGTTTATTTGTGGTGAGCAATTTACTGCTGTCGATGTGTATGTCGGTGCATTTGTGATGTTTTTAGTCAAATACCAAATCATGGAAACCACCCCTGCGATGCAAAAATACCTTGATAGCTTAGCGACTATTCCTGCGATTGCAGAACTGTTGACAAAATAA
- the bglF gene encoding PTS beta-glucoside transporter subunit IIABC has protein sequence MKYQALAEQIIENVGGKDNVVDLIHCATRLRFKLKESKKANAEQLKQSPEVITVVESGGQFQVVIGNHVNEVFNAVNQLIDTTSNSINQPKKAGKKVVKQDKESLLGYFIDIVSSIFTPILGIMAASGILKGLLSLADALGWLSTSSGTYQIWFAASDSLFYFFPLVLGYTAGKKFGGSPFVTMTIGGALIHPMMITAFQQSLVAGSTPEYFLGIPVTFINYAASVIPIIFASWLSCQLEKRLNQILPSAMKNFITPFLCLLIIVPLTFLVIGPLATWISMLIAESFQAIYNFAPVIAGAFMGAVWQICVIFGLHWGIVPIGINNLSALGHDALFPLLLPAVAGQIGATLGVLLATKNAKMKIMAGSSVTAGLFGITEPAVYGVTLPLRRPFIFGCIGGGVGGAIVGYSQTLTFSFGLINIFTFAQIIPEHGVDNTVWGAIIGTTLSFLFATIATRFFGIKREAISPEISVKTEITSTPNDVLAPLGGAAIPLKDTPDETFASGLLGQGAAIIPNTGKVYAPFDGEVSSLFKTGHALGLLSQSGIELLIHVGIDTVKLDGLHFSPQIKQGDAFKTGDLLLTFDREKILEAGYDLTTPVIVSNSDDYASIEFVKLNKSIQSCQKFITVNHK, from the coding sequence ATGAAATATCAAGCTTTGGCGGAGCAAATTATCGAAAACGTTGGAGGAAAAGATAACGTTGTCGATTTAATACATTGCGCGACACGCCTACGCTTTAAACTGAAAGAAAGTAAAAAAGCCAATGCAGAGCAATTAAAACAAAGTCCAGAGGTTATTACCGTAGTTGAAAGCGGCGGTCAATTTCAAGTCGTCATCGGTAACCACGTTAACGAGGTTTTTAACGCAGTTAATCAGTTAATTGATACAACTTCAAACTCAATAAATCAGCCCAAAAAAGCGGGAAAAAAAGTGGTAAAACAAGATAAAGAAAGCCTACTAGGCTACTTTATTGATATTGTCTCCAGCATCTTTACGCCTATTTTAGGCATCATGGCTGCTTCAGGTATTTTAAAAGGGTTACTTTCATTAGCAGACGCATTAGGTTGGCTATCCACAAGCAGTGGCACTTATCAAATCTGGTTTGCAGCAAGTGACTCTTTATTCTATTTTTTCCCACTGGTACTCGGTTACACCGCAGGGAAAAAATTTGGTGGAAGCCCATTTGTTACCATGACGATTGGTGGTGCACTCATTCACCCAATGATGATTACCGCTTTTCAGCAAAGTCTCGTTGCGGGTTCTACACCTGAATATTTTTTGGGGATCCCAGTCACCTTTATTAACTATGCAGCATCTGTCATTCCGATTATTTTTGCCTCTTGGTTAAGCTGCCAGCTTGAAAAGCGACTAAACCAAATTTTACCTTCTGCAATGAAGAATTTTATTACACCTTTCTTGTGCTTACTCATTATTGTCCCTCTGACCTTTCTTGTTATTGGGCCTTTAGCAACTTGGATAAGCATGTTAATTGCGGAGAGTTTCCAAGCTATTTACAACTTTGCCCCAGTTATCGCAGGTGCTTTCATGGGTGCTGTTTGGCAAATATGCGTTATTTTCGGTTTACATTGGGGAATTGTCCCTATTGGTATTAATAACTTAAGTGCCCTAGGCCATGATGCGCTTTTCCCCCTATTACTTCCCGCTGTAGCAGGGCAAATTGGCGCCACTTTAGGTGTTCTATTAGCAACAAAAAATGCAAAAATGAAAATTATGGCTGGCTCTTCTGTTACTGCTGGCTTATTTGGTATTACTGAGCCTGCTGTCTACGGTGTGACTCTTCCTTTGCGCCGACCTTTTATTTTTGGCTGTATTGGTGGTGGTGTTGGTGGCGCGATTGTTGGCTATAGCCAAACTCTGACATTCTCATTTGGGTTAATTAATATTTTCACTTTTGCACAAATCATCCCGGAACATGGTGTTGATAATACTGTTTGGGGAGCCATTATTGGTACAACGCTCTCTTTCTTATTTGCCACTATCGCAACCCGTTTCTTTGGTATTAAAAGGGAAGCGATATCCCCTGAAATATCGGTTAAAACTGAGATTACGTCGACCCCCAATGACGTTCTTGCACCATTGGGCGGTGCAGCTATCCCATTAAAAGATACTCCAGATGAAACTTTTGCAAGTGGTTTACTTGGACAAGGTGCTGCCATTATTCCAAATACTGGGAAAGTCTATGCGCCATTCGATGGTGAAGTGAGCTCATTATTTAAAACTGGCCATGCATTAGGGTTATTAAGCCAAAGCGGTATTGAACTACTCATCCATGTGGGGATCGATACCGTGAAATTAGATGGGCTTCATTTTTCACCTCAAATTAAACAAGGTGATGCATTCAAAACAGGTGATTTATTACTGACATTTGACCGAGAAAAAATTCTCGAGGCAGGATATGACTTAACAACCCCTGTGATTGTAAGCAACAGTGATGATTATGCGTCGATCGAATTCGTCAAGCTCAATAAATCAATTCAAAGCTGTCAGAAATTTATCACCGTTAACCACAAATAA
- the mobA gene encoding molybdenum cofactor guanylyltransferase MobA — MSFRQLITGVILAGGRGSRMGGQDKGLVLLSGKPLYQHILARLQPQVGEVLINANRNQARYSESQLTVISDLNNHFSGPLAGMQAALHHAKTDWLLFVPCDVPAFPLNLAEKMFNEKEKHLACYACDTEREHPTFALLHRSLKAQLDDYLARGDRKLMLFMHEINAKGVIFSPESGSFANLNTLEDSRNWELQQKEL; from the coding sequence ATGTCATTTCGTCAGTTAATAACGGGTGTGATACTTGCTGGTGGCCGAGGCTCTCGAATGGGTGGTCAAGATAAGGGATTGGTACTTTTATCGGGAAAGCCGCTCTATCAACATATTTTAGCACGCTTACAACCCCAAGTTGGCGAAGTACTCATCAATGCAAACCGTAATCAGGCACGTTACAGCGAAAGCCAATTGACGGTTATCTCTGATTTAAATAACCATTTTTCTGGCCCATTAGCAGGAATGCAAGCGGCTTTACACCATGCCAAAACAGATTGGTTACTGTTTGTGCCTTGCGATGTTCCTGCTTTCCCTCTCAATTTAGCGGAAAAAATGTTCAATGAGAAAGAAAAACATTTAGCCTGCTACGCTTGTGATACAGAACGAGAGCACCCTACGTTTGCTTTATTGCATCGCTCACTAAAAGCTCAACTTGATGATTACCTTGCAAGAGGTGACCGTAAATTAATGCTCTTTATGCATGAAATTAATGCAAAAGGTGTTATTTTCTCACCCGAATCGGGTTCATTTGCGAATCTTAATACACTGGAAGATAGCCGTAACTGGGAGTTACAACAAAAAGAATTATGA
- a CDS encoding helix-turn-helix transcriptional regulator, whose amino-acid sequence MTRTQRLLTLLQILKENRYPITAEALSSQLQVSVRSIYRDIESLRDQGAEIIGEAGIGYQLKTGLLLPPLAFDENELEALILGLRWVKSNADTELKNSAIRAISKINAVVAGHSQKILNQNTLFAPTTHFYEINDVIVKDLRLSLREECKAKMTYLDGQNQPSERIIWPIAIGYMKDSQVLAAWCELRESYRHFRLDRIQSYHALSDKLPYPKNYLLERWQKEVLCVSPDNF is encoded by the coding sequence ATGACCCGCACCCAGCGTCTACTCACCCTATTGCAGATACTCAAAGAAAATCGCTATCCTATTACGGCTGAAGCACTTTCATCACAACTTCAAGTCAGCGTGCGTTCTATCTATCGAGATATTGAATCCCTGCGTGATCAAGGTGCTGAAATTATCGGGGAAGCAGGTATTGGTTACCAATTAAAAACGGGACTATTACTACCGCCTTTAGCTTTCGATGAAAATGAACTTGAAGCCTTAATATTAGGTTTACGTTGGGTAAAAAGTAACGCAGACACTGAACTAAAAAACTCAGCAATACGGGCGATAAGCAAAATTAATGCTGTAGTTGCAGGTCATTCACAGAAAATCCTAAATCAAAATACCTTATTTGCCCCCACCACACATTTCTATGAAATTAATGACGTCATTGTTAAAGACTTACGTTTAAGTTTACGAGAAGAATGCAAAGCCAAAATGACTTACCTTGATGGGCAAAATCAACCTAGTGAACGAATTATTTGGCCAATTGCCATTGGTTATATGAAAGACTCCCAAGTATTAGCCGCTTGGTGTGAATTACGTGAAAGTTACCGCCATTTTCGTTTAGACCGCATTCAGTCTTATCATGCACTTTCAGATAAACTACCTTACCCCAAAAATTACCTACTAGAGCGCTGGCAAAAAGAAGTCTTGTGCGTCTCTCCTGACAATTTCTGA
- a CDS encoding glycoside hydrolase family 1 protein, which translates to MIKFPNSFLWGGAIAANQAEGAYLTAGKGLSTSDVQPHGIFGSLIERTQNESFIKDIAIDFYHQYKTDIALFAEMGFTCLRTSIAWSRIFPLGDELTANEEGLAFYDNLFDEMAKHNIQPVITLSHYEMPYHLVTQYGGWGNRKTIEFFERYARNVFERYKNKVKLWLTFNEINMSLHAPMTGVGLPENSSPSEVYQAIHHQLVASARVTKACHSIIPDAKIGNMLLGGLVYPLTCKPDDVWEAMIENRKWLFFGDVQCRGQYPGYMLRYFRDNQVNITITEEDKRDLQNTVDFISFSYYMTGCITADKDEYEKKRGNILSMVPNPYLESSEWGWQIDPKGIRTLLNLLWDRYQKPLFIVENGLGAIDEITPEGEIIDDYRIQYINDHLVQIHESIQDGVNIMGYTSWGPIDIVSASNAEMSKRYGFIYVDRDNQGNGSLERKRKKSFYWYQSIIKSQGELLNQ; encoded by the coding sequence ATGATTAAATTTCCAAATTCATTTTTATGGGGTGGCGCAATCGCAGCCAATCAAGCTGAAGGTGCTTATTTAACTGCGGGTAAAGGGCTCAGCACATCCGATGTTCAACCTCATGGCATATTTGGTTCATTAATTGAAAGAACACAAAATGAGAGTTTTATTAAAGATATTGCCATCGATTTTTATCACCAATATAAAACCGATATCGCACTTTTCGCTGAAATGGGTTTCACCTGCTTACGAACCTCGATTGCATGGAGCCGTATATTTCCACTTGGTGACGAATTAACGGCCAATGAAGAAGGCCTCGCTTTTTATGATAATTTATTTGATGAAATGGCAAAGCATAACATTCAACCTGTCATTACATTATCCCATTATGAAATGCCCTATCACCTAGTGACACAATATGGCGGTTGGGGAAATCGTAAAACGATTGAGTTTTTCGAACGTTATGCACGTAACGTCTTTGAACGTTATAAAAATAAGGTCAAACTATGGCTGACGTTCAATGAGATTAATATGTCACTACATGCACCAATGACTGGTGTGGGCCTACCTGAAAATAGTTCTCCTTCTGAGGTTTACCAAGCGATTCACCACCAACTTGTCGCCAGCGCTAGAGTCACTAAAGCCTGCCATAGCATTATCCCTGATGCTAAAATCGGTAACATGTTATTAGGAGGTCTCGTTTATCCATTAACTTGTAAGCCTGATGATGTATGGGAAGCCATGATAGAAAATCGCAAATGGCTATTTTTTGGTGATGTACAATGCAGAGGCCAATACCCAGGTTATATGCTACGCTATTTTAGAGATAACCAAGTTAATATTACAATAACAGAAGAAGATAAACGTGACTTACAAAATACAGTGGACTTTATCTCATTCAGTTATTATATGACAGGTTGTATTACCGCAGATAAAGATGAATATGAGAAAAAACGCGGAAATATCCTTAGTATGGTCCCAAATCCTTATTTAGAAAGCTCAGAATGGGGATGGCAAATAGATCCAAAAGGAATTAGAACGCTATTAAATTTATTATGGGATCGATATCAAAAACCATTATTTATTGTTGAAAATGGACTAGGCGCTATTGATGAAATAACGCCTGAGGGAGAAATTATTGATGATTATCGTATTCAATATATCAACGACCATTTAGTTCAAATCCATGAGTCTATTCAAGATGGTGTTAATATTATGGGTTATACCAGCTGGGGGCCTATAGATATTGTCAGTGCATCCAATGCAGAGATGTCAAAACGTTATGGATTTATCTATGTTGACCGTGATAACCAAGGTAACGGCTCTCTCGAAAGAAAACGTAAAAAAAGCTTCTATTGGTACCAAAGTATTATCAAGAGCCAAGGAGAGTTATTAAATCAATAG
- a CDS encoding YihD family protein, which produces MKCHRLNEVIELLHPVWKDNSDLNLVELLQKLADEAGFKGSLSELTDDVLIYHLKMRGSDSNEAIPGLKKDYEDDFKTAILRARGIIKD; this is translated from the coding sequence ATGAAATGCCATCGCTTAAATGAAGTTATTGAGCTTCTGCATCCTGTCTGGAAAGATAATTCAGATTTAAACTTGGTAGAATTATTGCAAAAACTGGCTGATGAAGCAGGTTTTAAAGGCAGTTTATCTGAGTTAACAGATGATGTGCTAATTTATCATTTAAAAATGCGTGGTTCGGATAGCAATGAAGCGATCCCGGGTTTAAAAAAAGATTATGAAGATGACTTTAAAACCGCTATTTTGCGTGCCCGTGGCATTATTAAAGACTAA
- a CDS encoding serine/threonine protein kinase — translation MDEIEHSNFHFSGISPDLILDALMEVGVYPESGLLELNSYENRVYQFQDENRQRYVVKFYRPERWNRSQIQEEHDFTLELRDEGLSVAAPLEFAGQTVLEFGGFIFAIFPSIGGRQYETDNLFQLESVGHLLGRIHQIGQRKNFAFRPTMGLDEYLAQPRQVIASSPLIAERYKAQFIESLDALIAQVKLQWPDSISSIRLQGDCHPGNILWRDEAWLVDFDDARNGPAIQDLWMLLNGSRQEQVIQLDTLLETYNEFCDFDVKQLKLIEPLRAMRMVHYLGWIIRRWQDPAFPRTFSWLQADDFWQKQSLEFNQQIERLQDAPLQLTPQF, via the coding sequence ATGGATGAAATAGAACATTCGAATTTCCATTTTAGTGGAATCTCCCCTGACTTAATTTTAGACGCCTTAATGGAAGTCGGGGTTTACCCCGAATCAGGTCTGCTTGAATTAAATAGCTACGAAAATCGGGTTTATCAATTCCAAGACGAAAATCGGCAACGCTATGTGGTTAAATTTTATCGTCCTGAGCGTTGGAACCGTTCACAAATTCAAGAAGAGCACGATTTCACTTTAGAGCTTCGAGATGAAGGGTTGTCTGTCGCAGCGCCTCTTGAGTTTGCTGGGCAAACGGTATTGGAGTTTGGTGGGTTTATATTTGCAATTTTTCCGAGTATCGGTGGCAGACAATATGAAACAGATAATTTGTTTCAATTAGAAAGTGTAGGCCACTTGCTAGGACGTATACACCAAATTGGCCAGCGTAAAAATTTTGCATTTCGTCCTACAATGGGTCTTGATGAATATTTGGCACAACCTCGCCAAGTGATAGCTTCAAGCCCTTTGATTGCAGAACGCTATAAAGCTCAATTTATAGAGTCTTTAGATGCATTGATTGCACAAGTAAAATTACAATGGCCTGACTCTATTTCATCTATTCGCCTACAAGGTGATTGCCACCCAGGCAATATTCTGTGGCGCGATGAAGCTTGGCTGGTGGATTTTGATGACGCCCGAAATGGGCCTGCAATTCAAGACCTCTGGATGCTACTTAATGGCTCTCGCCAAGAACAAGTCATTCAATTGGATACGTTATTAGAAACGTATAATGAGTTTTGTGATTTTGATGTAAAACAGCTGAAGCTTATTGAACCTCTTAGAGCAATGCGTATGGTACATTATCTCGGGTGGATTATCCGCCGTTGGCAAGACCCTGCGTTTCCTCGAACATTTTCATGGCTACAAGCTGATGATTTTTGGCAAAAACAATCGCTCGAATTTAATCAACAGATTGAACGGTTGCAAGACGCCCCTTTGCAGTTAACCCCTCAGTTTTAA
- the mobB gene encoding molybdopterin-guanine dinucleotide biosynthesis protein MobB: MKQNTLPLLGITAYSGTGKTTLLKKVIPLLKLRNVRVGLIKHTHHDMEVDKPGKDSFELRKAGANQTLVASEKRWALMTETPEANEMDLHYLASRFDHTTLDLILVEGFKHEPIDKIALFRSEVGKPLNGLIDNYVVAVASNEIIDTHVPQLDINNPEQIADYIVSWWQKSVLVAKNN; encoded by the coding sequence ATGAAGCAAAATACTCTACCCCTACTTGGAATTACCGCTTATAGCGGCACAGGAAAAACGACTTTATTAAAAAAAGTTATCCCTCTGCTTAAGCTGCGTAACGTTCGTGTTGGTTTAATTAAGCACACTCACCATGACATGGAAGTGGATAAACCGGGCAAAGACAGTTTTGAATTACGTAAAGCTGGCGCAAACCAAACGCTTGTTGCCAGTGAAAAGCGCTGGGCGCTGATGACCGAAACCCCCGAAGCTAATGAAATGGATCTACACTATTTAGCCAGTCGTTTCGATCACACAACATTAGATCTGATTTTAGTTGAGGGCTTTAAGCACGAACCGATCGATAAAATCGCCTTGTTTCGCTCTGAAGTGGGCAAACCTCTCAACGGTTTGATAGATAACTATGTGGTGGCTGTTGCCAGTAATGAAATCATTGATACTCACGTGCCGCAGTTAGATATCAATAACCCAGAGCAAATCGCAGATTACATTGTGTCTTGGTGGCAAAAAAGTGTCTTGGTGGCAAAAAACAATTAA
- the licT gene encoding BglG family transcription antiterminator LicT, which produces MQIAKILNNNVVVALNEQQQEIVVMGRGLAFQMKVNDFVDSKKIEKVFELRSHELTSRLSELLSQIPISIMKVCDKIIENAKSKLGNLHESLYIVLTDHCNYAIERQQKGLAITNTMLWEIQRLYPKEYQLGLESLALIKQDLEIELPIDEAGFIALHFVNAQLTGEMPIVMETMAIMNEIMNIVKYHLQIEYHEDTLSYQRFVTHLKFFTHRMMSDEPVPNDDIAMHLVIKENYSISWKCAEKVSTYLSKKYQRDLTDEERMYLTIHIERIRKEKSSHK; this is translated from the coding sequence ATGCAGATCGCAAAAATTTTAAACAACAATGTGGTCGTTGCCCTAAATGAACAACAGCAAGAAATTGTCGTTATGGGGCGTGGGCTCGCCTTTCAAATGAAAGTTAATGACTTTGTCGATTCTAAAAAAATAGAAAAAGTCTTTGAGTTACGTAGCCATGAATTAACAAGCCGATTAAGTGAACTGTTAAGCCAAATACCAATTTCTATTATGAAAGTCTGTGACAAAATAATTGAAAATGCGAAAAGTAAACTTGGCAACCTACATGAAAGCTTATATATCGTTTTAACTGATCACTGTAATTATGCAATTGAAAGACAGCAAAAAGGCCTAGCTATCACTAATACCATGTTATGGGAAATTCAACGACTTTACCCAAAAGAGTACCAGTTGGGGCTAGAGTCATTGGCATTGATTAAACAAGATTTAGAGATTGAGTTACCCATCGATGAAGCTGGCTTTATCGCGTTACATTTCGTCAATGCTCAGTTGACGGGTGAGATGCCAATTGTCATGGAAACGATGGCGATAATGAATGAAATCATGAACATCGTAAAATATCATCTACAAATTGAATATCATGAGGACACACTAAGTTATCAGCGGTTTGTAACTCATTTAAAGTTTTTTACCCATCGTATGATGAGTGATGAGCCAGTTCCTAATGACGATATTGCGATGCATCTTGTCATCAAAGAAAATTATTCAATTTCTTGGAAATGTGCTGAAAAGGTCAGTACTTATTTATCCAAGAAATACCAACGCGACTTAACAGATGAAGAACGCATGTATTTAACCATTCATATAGAGCGTATTAGGAAAGAAAAATCGTCACATAAGTGA
- a CDS encoding carbohydrate porin yields MNKKLLFSLLFLTLPAIANEQQWNGTVLGFEPAPKGIFGDMLGIRPILSDHGFSFHSNYLSQVAYNAGGGYNNDKHTAYIDQFAFTFTQDLERWTGIPDARIEGNIVNRNHEDNLTVKRLQDPRVPNNDLAQESYGGGSVTRLGWLTFARSFDDRRLTWRIGMMNKVQEFDQIIPCDFQLLSQCGGKSANALIWSNWNIHSWGTTVSYKITPEITIKTGIMEQNPQATDRSHAWSWSTKGSKGILLPLEVENRTFVNGLPGAYNLGLLYTNAKQHDLYKDKSYNNTWFVYGGMNQQLTRHQDDENRGLSLSVSGSYHDERSNFMNYVVSSSLRYRGAFDARPEDWIGLGVSYIELSDHFAKNQKIQNEQLGITDYNDPLYHPITSNALNAELYYRFKPVHWLELQPSMQYWHQPGGVQKTSDAWVLGLKTILTF; encoded by the coding sequence ATGAATAAAAAATTATTATTCTCTTTGTTGTTTTTAACATTGCCTGCTATTGCTAATGAACAACAATGGAATGGAACTGTTTTAGGCTTTGAGCCCGCTCCTAAAGGAATATTTGGTGATATGTTGGGCATACGTCCTATATTATCTGACCACGGCTTTTCATTTCACAGTAATTATTTGAGCCAAGTCGCCTATAATGCAGGGGGCGGTTATAATAATGACAAACATACTGCTTATATAGACCAATTTGCTTTCACATTCACACAAGATCTTGAACGTTGGACAGGAATTCCCGATGCTCGTATTGAAGGAAACATTGTCAATCGTAACCATGAAGACAACCTGACAGTCAAGCGCCTGCAAGACCCTCGAGTACCTAATAATGACCTTGCACAAGAAAGCTATGGAGGTGGCTCCGTAACGCGGTTAGGTTGGCTTACTTTTGCTCGCAGTTTTGATGACCGCCGACTAACTTGGCGTATTGGGATGATGAACAAAGTACAAGAATTCGACCAAATTATCCCTTGTGATTTCCAACTACTCAGCCAATGCGGCGGAAAATCAGCTAATGCCCTGATATGGAGCAACTGGAATATTCATTCTTGGGGAACGACTGTTAGCTATAAGATTACCCCTGAAATTACCATCAAAACAGGGATTATGGAGCAGAATCCTCAAGCGACGGATAGAAGCCATGCGTGGAGTTGGTCAACCAAAGGTAGTAAAGGTATTTTATTACCCTTAGAAGTTGAAAATCGCACTTTCGTCAATGGGTTGCCTGGCGCTTATAACTTAGGGTTATTATATACCAATGCCAAACAGCATGACCTGTATAAAGATAAAAGCTATAACAACACATGGTTTGTCTATGGTGGAATGAACCAACAATTAACTCGCCATCAAGATGATGAAAATCGAGGTTTAAGTTTGTCAGTCAGTGGCAGTTATCATGATGAACGCAGTAATTTCATGAATTATGTTGTTTCAAGCTCCCTTCGCTACCGCGGTGCATTTGATGCAAGGCCTGAAGATTGGATTGGTCTCGGTGTCTCATATATTGAGCTCAGCGACCACTTTGCGAAAAACCAAAAAATACAAAATGAGCAGCTAGGGATCACCGATTATAATGACCCGTTATATCACCCTATTACTTCAAACGCGTTAAATGCAGAACTATATTATCGCTTTAAACCTGTTCACTGGCTGGAACTCCAACCAAGTATGCAATATTGGCATCAACCAGGCGGCGTCCAGAAAACATCAGATGCATGGGTCCTAGGGTTAAAAACTATTTTAACGTTTTAA
- the gorA gene encoding glutathione-disulfide reductase → MSKHYDYIAIGGGSGGIASMNRAAMYGQKCALIEAKALGGTCVNVGCVPKKVMWHAAQISEAIRNYGPDYGFDATINRFDWKTLIDSRTAYIDRIHQSYDRVLGNNKVDVINGFARFIDAHTVEVNGETYTADHILIATGGRPVIPAIPGAEYGMTSDGFFELEALPKRVAVVGAGYIAVELAGVLNGLGAEAHLFVRKHAPLRSFDPLIVETLVEVMNTEGPKLHTESIPKEVVKNADGSLTLKLENGQEQTVDALIWAIGREPMTDNLNIEATGVALNEKGYIKVDKYQNTNVPGVYAVGDNTGAVELTPVAVAAGRRLSERLFNNKPDEHLDYSNIPTVVFSHPPIGTVGLTEPEAIEKYGADKVKCYKSSFTAMYTAVTSHRQPCRMKLVCVGEEEKIVGIHGIGFGMDEILQGFAVALKMGATKKDFDNTVAIHPTAAEEFVTMR, encoded by the coding sequence GCGGAAGCGGTGGTATTGCGTCGATGAACCGTGCAGCAATGTATGGGCAAAAATGTGCCTTAATTGAGGCGAAAGCATTAGGTGGGACTTGTGTTAACGTGGGCTGCGTACCGAAAAAGGTGATGTGGCATGCGGCACAAATCTCGGAAGCTATTCGCAATTATGGTCCTGATTATGGTTTTGATGCGACAATTAATCGTTTTGATTGGAAAACACTTATTGATAGTCGTACTGCTTATATTGACCGAATTCACCAGTCTTATGACCGTGTCTTAGGGAATAATAAAGTTGATGTCATCAATGGTTTTGCACGTTTTATTGATGCCCATACTGTTGAGGTAAATGGTGAAACCTACACGGCAGACCATATTTTGATTGCAACTGGCGGGCGTCCAGTGATCCCTGCTATCCCAGGTGCAGAATATGGCATGACTTCTGATGGCTTCTTTGAACTTGAAGCATTGCCAAAACGTGTTGCGGTTGTAGGGGCCGGTTATATTGCCGTTGAACTTGCCGGTGTATTAAATGGTTTAGGTGCAGAGGCGCATTTATTTGTGCGTAAACATGCCCCGTTACGTTCATTTGACCCACTGATTGTCGAAACATTAGTGGAAGTCATGAATACGGAAGGCCCTAAACTGCATACGGAATCAATTCCAAAAGAAGTCGTGAAAAATGCAGATGGTTCACTGACATTAAAATTGGAAAATGGCCAAGAACAAACCGTCGATGCATTAATTTGGGCTATTGGTCGTGAACCAATGACAGATAACCTGAATATTGAAGCCACAGGCGTCGCACTGAATGAAAAAGGTTATATCAAGGTTGATAAATACCAAAATACCAATGTACCGGGTGTCTATGCGGTTGGTGATAATACTGGCGCCGTTGAGTTAACCCCTGTTGCGGTTGCTGCGGGTCGTCGTTTATCTGAACGTTTATTTAATAATAAACCGGATGAGCACTTAGATTACAGTAATATCCCAACGGTGGTGTTCTCTCACCCACCAATTGGTACAGTTGGTTTAACTGAGCCAGAAGCGATTGAAAAATATGGTGCTGATAAAGTTAAATGCTATAAGTCATCTTTCACAGCCATGTATACCGCCGTCACTTCGCATCGTCAGCCTTGCCGTATGAAATTGGTCTGTGTGGGTGAAGAAGAAAAAATCGTGGGTATTCACGGTATTGGTTTTGGTATGGATGAAATCTTACAAGGCTTTGCGGTTGCATTAAAAATGGGTGCAACCAAAAAAGACTTTGATAATACGGTGGCCATTCACCCAACAGCGGCAGAAGAATTTGTGACCATGCGTTAA